Proteins co-encoded in one SAR202 cluster bacterium genomic window:
- a CDS encoding NAD(P)-dependent oxidoreductase, translated as MPKKKVLVTGMSGRIGKALLKHLGPKYDFTALNRRPMDGVRSVTGDVTDLASIQPHFQGQDVVVHLAAALSQASFEDILQRNIAGTYNVFEAAHRAGVKRVVFASSGSIVLNYTLDPPYRELESGEYHKLPPTWPKLTHRDPIRPKDVYGASKAWGEALGRYYFDAHGMSVLCVRFGWLPEDDRPSAVRTFSVWCSHRDAAQMVQRCIDAPPNVGFDIFFCTSDNKYSYRDLTHARDILGYVPQDRAEDWRGR; from the coding sequence ATGCCTAAAAAGAAAGTCCTCGTTACCGGCATGAGTGGCCGAATCGGTAAGGCCCTCCTCAAGCACCTCGGCCCCAAATACGACTTCACCGCCCTGAACCGACGCCCCATGGACGGCGTCCGCAGCGTCACCGGCGACGTTACAGACCTGGCTTCTATACAACCTCACTTCCAGGGCCAGGACGTCGTCGTCCACCTGGCCGCGGCGCTCAGCCAGGCTTCTTTTGAAGACATCCTTCAGCGCAACATCGCCGGCACATACAACGTCTTCGAGGCCGCCCACCGGGCCGGGGTCAAGCGCGTCGTCTTCGCCTCCAGCGGCTCCATCGTCCTCAACTACACCCTCGACCCGCCATATCGAGAGCTTGAATCCGGCGAGTACCACAAGCTGCCGCCCACCTGGCCCAAGCTAACCCACCGCGACCCTATCCGCCCCAAAGACGTCTACGGCGCCAGCAAGGCCTGGGGCGAGGCCCTGGGCCGCTACTATTTCGATGCCCACGGCATGTCCGTCCTCTGCGTTCGATTCGGCTGGCTGCCTGAGGACGACCGCCCCAGCGCCGTCCGCACCTTTTCGGTCTGGTGCAGCCATCGCGACGCCGCCCAGATGGTCCAGCGCTGCATCGACGCACCCCCCAACGTAGGCTTCGATATCTTCTTCTGCACTTCCGATAATAAGTACAGCTATCGAGACCTCACCCACGCCCGCGACATCCTGGGCTAC
- a CDS encoding DUF1028 domain-containing protein, with the protein MTMTIVGYDPRTGQFGGAVATKNIGVGSRVLKGKGEVGMVGFSGHEVQRMRAIAMLELGFPAPVVLDAIKAVCNGRGQYSLIDRKGISAAWTAPAQFPWAGSRNGKNYACGANTMVGPEVVQALGDTFEKTESSGLPLEERLLQCLEAAQATGGDNRGRQSAAIQVHWKRVDANPFLDLRVDDHPNPIPELRAVVHIYRQTYPQYGSRTWPELEGTGGYPILYP; encoded by the coding sequence ATGACCATGACCATAGTTGGCTACGACCCGCGCACCGGCCAGTTCGGCGGCGCGGTGGCCACCAAAAACATCGGTGTCGGCTCGCGAGTCCTTAAGGGCAAGGGCGAAGTAGGGATGGTCGGCTTCAGCGGCCACGAAGTCCAGCGAATGCGCGCCATCGCCATGCTTGAGCTCGGTTTCCCAGCCCCCGTGGTTCTCGACGCCATCAAGGCCGTTTGCAACGGTCGAGGCCAGTACAGCCTCATAGACCGCAAGGGCATCTCCGCCGCCTGGACCGCTCCCGCCCAGTTCCCCTGGGCCGGCAGCCGAAACGGTAAGAACTACGCCTGCGGCGCTAACACCATGGTCGGCCCGGAGGTAGTGCAAGCCCTGGGCGACACCTTCGAGAAGACCGAAAGCAGCGGCCTGCCGCTGGAAGAGCGCCTCCTTCAGTGCCTCGAAGCCGCCCAGGCCACCGGCGGCGATAATCGAGGCCGCCAGTCCGCCGCCATCCAGGTCCACTGGAAGCGCGTCGACGCCAACCCCTTCCTCGACCTCCGCGTCGACGACCACCCCAATCCTATCCCCGAGCTGCGGGCCGTCGTCCACATCTACCGACAGACCTATCCCCAGTACGGCTCCCGCACCTGGCCAGAACTGGAAGGCACCGGCGGCTATCCTATCCTTTATCCATAG
- a CDS encoding DUF1028 domain-containing protein has protein sequence MTMTIVGFDPRTGQFGGAVATKNIGVGSRVLKGKGEVGMVGFSSTETHRLRALKMLELGFPAHVVIDAIKAICQGRGQYSIIDRKGVSAAYTTPTCFPWAGSRSGKNYACGANTMVGPEVVQALGDTFEKTENSGLPLHERLLQCLEAAQATGGDNRGRQSAAIRVFSSRIDPDTALDLRVDDHPNPIPELRSIVHIYLQTYPGSWSTNRPPMPGTEEQGAYPILYH, from the coding sequence ATGACCATGACCATCGTCGGCTTTGACCCGCGCACCGGCCAGTTCGGCGGCGCGGTGGCCACCAAAAACATCGGTGTCGGCTCGCGAGTCCTTAAAGGCAAGGGCGAGGTCGGCATGGTCGGGTTCAGCAGCACCGAGACCCATCGCCTGCGCGCCCTCAAGATGCTGGAACTGGGCTTCCCAGCCCACGTCGTCATCGACGCCATCAAGGCCATCTGCCAGGGCCGAGGCCAGTACAGCATCATCGACCGTAAAGGCGTATCCGCCGCCTACACCACCCCCACCTGCTTCCCATGGGCTGGCAGCCGGTCGGGCAAGAACTATGCCTGCGGCGCCAACACCATGGTCGGCCCGGAGGTAGTTCAGGCTTTAGGTGACACTTTTGAAAAGACCGAAAACAGCGGCCTGCCCCTCCACGAGCGCCTGCTCCAGTGCCTCGAAGCCGCCCAGGCCACCGGCGGCGACAACCGGGGCCGCCAGTCCGCCGCCATCCGCGTCTTCAGCAGCCGCATCGACCCCGACACCGCCCTGGACCTCCGCGTCGACGACCACCCCAACCCCATCCCTGAACTCCGCTCCATCGTCCACATCTACCTCCAGACCTACCCCGGCTCCTGGTCCACCAACCGACCTCCCATGCCCGGCACTGAAGAGCAGGGCGCATACCCAATCCTTTATCACTGA